One Ethanoligenens harbinense YUAN-3 genomic window carries:
- a CDS encoding ABC transporter substrate-binding protein, producing MKKFLSLMLVGAMAVSLAACNNNGSAGGSSSLPTIDSIKLGSDYKDIKASLVFHTNRTDLQSTVFPEYVKKFEKLYPGITVKYVGDTNYAQNMTTELTTKNWGDICMIPTTVKKTQLAQLFVPFGKETTIAKTYNYLDNFSYQGTVYGVPSLSNVQGVVYNKAVFQKAGITSLPKTPDDFIADLQLIKDKTSATPLYTNFSAGWTMGAWDAYISGTATGSADFMNNTLVHSKNPFSKPSNGSETGPYYVYKILYDAVNKKLTEADPTTTDWEGSKTKINNGDIGVMVLGSWAVPQMQQAGSHSADIGYMPFPITVNGKQYATAGPDYNYGINKNASKNNQIASMLYVKWLIEDSNFDTDQGGLPTVKTHALPSVLANFKDVTMVTDNPAPKGEEDLLSKINTESELALNSDNNHVMSIVEAAEKGTPTFDSIMNGWNQKWTAAQQEYGALK from the coding sequence ATGAAAAAGTTTTTGAGTTTGATGCTAGTTGGCGCTATGGCTGTGTCGCTGGCAGCCTGCAACAACAACGGCAGCGCCGGTGGATCGTCGTCTCTTCCCACGATTGATTCCATCAAACTGGGGAGTGACTACAAGGACATCAAAGCGAGCCTGGTCTTCCATACCAACCGTACCGATCTTCAGAGCACCGTGTTTCCAGAGTATGTCAAGAAATTCGAAAAACTGTATCCTGGCATTACGGTTAAGTACGTCGGCGACACGAACTATGCACAGAACATGACGACAGAACTGACGACAAAAAACTGGGGCGATATCTGCATGATCCCTACGACCGTGAAAAAGACCCAGCTTGCTCAACTGTTTGTGCCGTTTGGCAAAGAAACGACCATTGCTAAAACGTATAACTATCTGGATAACTTCTCTTACCAAGGCACTGTGTACGGCGTTCCTTCCCTCAGCAACGTGCAGGGCGTCGTGTACAATAAAGCGGTCTTCCAGAAAGCGGGCATCACCTCGCTGCCCAAAACGCCGGATGACTTCATTGCGGATCTGCAGCTGATTAAAGATAAAACAAGCGCGACTCCGCTGTATACCAACTTCTCGGCCGGCTGGACCATGGGCGCATGGGACGCATACATTTCCGGCACGGCAACGGGCAGCGCGGACTTTATGAACAACACCCTGGTTCACAGCAAGAACCCGTTCTCCAAACCTTCCAATGGAAGCGAGACCGGCCCGTACTATGTTTACAAAATCCTGTATGATGCCGTCAACAAGAAGCTGACGGAAGCCGACCCGACCACGACCGACTGGGAAGGCAGCAAGACCAAGATAAACAATGGCGATATCGGTGTGATGGTGCTGGGCTCTTGGGCTGTTCCGCAGATGCAGCAGGCGGGTTCTCATTCTGCCGACATCGGTTACATGCCTTTCCCGATCACGGTGAATGGCAAACAGTATGCGACTGCGGGTCCTGACTACAACTACGGCATCAACAAAAACGCTTCCAAAAACAATCAGATCGCTTCCATGCTGTATGTCAAATGGCTGATTGAAGATTCCAACTTTGATACGGATCAGGGCGGCCTCCCCACTGTGAAAACGCATGCGCTTCCCTCGGTTCTCGCCAACTTCAAAGACGTGACCATGGTCACAGACAATCCTGCACCGAAGGGCGAAGAGGATCTGCTTTCCAAAATCAATACCGAGTCCGAGCTGGCTCTGAACTCTGATAACAACCACGTGATGTCGATCGTGGAAGCGGCGGAAAAAGGAACCCCGACCTTTGATTCCATTATGAACGGTTGGAACCAGAAATGGACTGCCGCACAACAAGAATATGGGGCGTTGAAATAA